Below is a genomic region from Neorhizobium galegae.
CACTGGCGCGCGACAGCGGCCAGAGCCGCGTGCCCTTGCCGCCGGCCATGATGACGGGGATGATCTTGCTATTCATTCCAATATCTCCGGCAATTCTCGTCCAAAATTATCGTTCTAGCTTTGAAGCCCAGGCGCGGATGAGGTTCAACCCCTCATGCAACAAGGCCTTCGCCTTGTCTTCCGTCCCGGCTTCCACGTAACAGCGCATTTCCGGTGCGTTGCCCGATGGCCGGAAATGCACGATGCGCCCGTCTGCGAGCGTCACCCGCAGGCCATCGATATCGCTTTTGGCGGCGACTGTCGAAATCGGCGCAAGGAAGGCTGCAAGATTGTCGTCGGATTGCCTGAGATAGGCCATCAGCGCGGCACTGGTCTCGACCGGGAAATTTTCGAGCCGATCGGCCGCCGCAAACGGGAGGCGGAAACCGGCGGCCACTTGCGACAGGGGCTTCTTTTCACGGGCAGCGAGGACAAGCGTCGCCAGCACCGGCAGGAAACTGTCGCGGGTCGGAAGCGATAAGAGCGTGCCCGTGCTGGTTTCGAAAGGTGACGCGGTCAGAAGCCCGCCATTCGCCTCGAAACCCATGACGCCCGTCTTGCCGGCTTCGAGTGCTGCGAGCATGCCGGAGATGACGAACGGCGATCCGACCTTGGTGCGAACCACTTCGAAATCACCAGCGGCCTCGATGCCCGAATTGGAGGTGACGGGGGTCACGACGACCCGCGCTTTCAGGAACTTTGCCGCGATCAGGCCTAGAAGGTCGCCGCGAAGCGGTTCTCCCGTTTCGTCGGAAACCAGCGGCCGGTCGCCGTCGCCATCGGCAGAGACGATCGCGTCGAGCCCATGTTCGCGCGCCCAGCCCTTGAGGAGGTCGATCGTCTCGATCGAGACCGCTTCCGTGTCGACCGGAATGAATTCTTCGGAGCGGCCGAGCGGTACGGCGTCTGCGCCATAACCTTCGAGAACCTGGACCATAAGATCCCGGGCGACCGTCGAATGCTGGTAGACGCCGACCTTGAGACCGGCGAGCGCTCTCTCCGGGAGCATGGTCGCATTGCGGGCGAGGAACAGCGCCTCGGCTTGCGCCGAATGATCCGGCGCTTCGCCGGGCGTCGAATCGATCTCGCTTCTGTCCAGTTCGGCGGCGATCGCGGTGATCCGCATCTCGTCCTGTTTGTCGATCTCCCCATCCGGTCGGTAGAACTTGATGCCGTTGCGGTCCGCGGGGATGTGCGAGCCGGTGATCATCAGCGATGCGGCCTTGAGCTGAAGTCCGTAGAGCGCCAGCGCCGGCGTCGGCACCGCGCCGCAGTCGATCGGCGAAAGGCCGGCGCGCTTCAGCGCTCCGATGCAGGTGGCGGCAATGTCGGGGCTAGACGGGCGGGAATCGCGGCCGACCAGCACCGCATCACCCGGCCGGGCAGCACCCGTTTCCAGGAGATGCCGGGCAAAGGCCTGGGTGTAGAGGGATGATGCTCGGCCCTCCAGGTCACTCACAAGGCCCCGAAGGCCGCTCGTTCCGAACTTCATGCGATATCCATCAAGGAGACTCCAAGGATGATCGTCCTAGTTCATTTCCTATGAAGATAAAGTTGAAATTGGCAATACCCCAAATCGGCGGTGTAGTGCCATAAGCTCTTTCCACAAAGCTTGGCGGGCCAGCCGAAATGATGTTATCCTTTACGGCATGATCAGGCCTTGTTCCGGATGTTTAGGCCCTGTTCTTGAGTTCGGCTGCTTCGGGTTCGAAGCTTGGGAGAGCCGTCATGGAAGCGAATATCGTAAAGAGCGTCGCCTTCGTGGTACCGATTGCCGGCCTCGCGTTTCTCATGGCCGTGGGCGAGACGACCGAAGACCAGAGGTGCCCGGGAAGCCTCGCGTTCGAGAAGTCGCGCCAGCTCGTCCAACAACGCCCCGATATCGTCGATGTTGCCTGGGGCAATTTCCGCTGGATCGCCGATTGCCGGTTCTCCATGGGCGGCTATGCCGACATCAACACCGACAAGGGCCTGGACCGCAGGGATTTTGAACTCGTGGTCGCTTTCGATCCGCAACTGCGCCGTTGGCAGCAGGTCAGCTTTTCGATCTCCCAATAATGCAGAGTGCGCCGCGA
It encodes:
- a CDS encoding phosphomannomutase; the protein is MKFGTSGLRGLVSDLEGRASSLYTQAFARHLLETGAARPGDAVLVGRDSRPSSPDIAATCIGALKRAGLSPIDCGAVPTPALALYGLQLKAASLMITGSHIPADRNGIKFYRPDGEIDKQDEMRITAIAAELDRSEIDSTPGEAPDHSAQAEALFLARNATMLPERALAGLKVGVYQHSTVARDLMVQVLEGYGADAVPLGRSEEFIPVDTEAVSIETIDLLKGWAREHGLDAIVSADGDGDRPLVSDETGEPLRGDLLGLIAAKFLKARVVVTPVTSNSGIEAAGDFEVVRTKVGSPFVISGMLAALEAGKTGVMGFEANGGLLTASPFETSTGTLLSLPTRDSFLPVLATLVLAAREKKPLSQVAAGFRLPFAAADRLENFPVETSAALMAYLRQSDDNLAAFLAPISTVAAKSDIDGLRVTLADGRIVHFRPSGNAPEMRCYVEAGTEDKAKALLHEGLNLIRAWASKLER